The nucleotide window CTTGGCGCCAATTACTATATCGGACTCTCGGTCATCCGCTGCCTGGGACGCCAAGGGGTGCACGTGACCGCCGTCGATTACCGTCCCCGCCGGGCCTATGCATTTTCCTCCCGCTACTGCCGGGAAAAGCTGGTGGCCCCCGACTACAAGACTGAGCCCCGGGCGTTTGTGGACTTCCTTTTGGACTATGGGCACAGGCAGGAGCAGCCGCCGGTACTGATGCCAACCGCCGACCCCTATGCACAGCTGATCGACGCGAATCTCAATGCCTTGAAACAAGTCTACCTGATTCCAACACGACAACAAGATTACCTCAGTCAGATCATCGACAAGGCGTCCCTGCAGTCCCTCTGCCAAAAGCATGGGGTCCATATTCCCGAAGAATACGAACCCAATGATCTGGATGCTGTCGAATATCCCTGTCTGGTCAAGCCCGCCGATTCCCATGCCTTTGTCCGCGCCTTCCGGGTCAAGATGTTTATGGTCAAAGACCGGGCTGAACTAGACCGTGCTCTTGAGCGGGCGCGTGCTCATAATCTGCCGGTGGTTATCCAGCGCATTATCCCCGGTTTTGACGACCATGTCTGTACATATGATGCCTATCTGGACCAGCGGGGCAAGGTCAGCCACTGGACCACCTGCCAGAAACTGCGCCAATACCCAATTAATTTTGGCGCCTCGGTCTATACCCGGCACAAAGTCATCCCCGAACTCCACGAAATCGGCAGCAAGTTTCTCGAGGCAATCGGTTACCGCGGGTTCGCGGAAATAGAGTTCAAATATGACCCCGGACGCAAGCGCTGGTACCTAATTGAAATCAACGTCCGCTTCTCAAGTCTCAACGTGCTCCTCAACCGGGTGGGGCTAAATTTCCCCTGGATTATGTACCGCGATCTTACCGGCGAGCCTTTGCCGCCCAAGG belongs to Bacillota bacterium and includes:
- a CDS encoding carboxylate--amine ligase; its protein translation is MTEKAVVLGANYYIGLSVIRCLGRQGVHVTAVDYRPRRAYAFSSRYCREKLVAPDYKTEPRAFVDFLLDYGHRQEQPPVLMPTADPYAQLIDANLNALKQVYLIPTRQQDYLSQIIDKASLQSLCQKHGVHIPEEYEPNDLDAVEYPCLVKPADSHAFVRAFRVKMFMVKDRAELDRALERARAHNLPVVIQRIIPGFDDHVCTYDAYLDQRGKVSHWTTCQKLRQYPINFGASVYTRHKVIPELHEIGSKFLEAIGYRGFAEIEFKYDPGRKRWYLIEINVRFSSLNVLLNRVGLNFPWIMYRDLTGEPLPPKAITESTNIRFRYLLEDVYAMRDYLRQGQLNAWQLLKSEFARKAPAVWDWGDPLPAFTWTKLTTGNITGKLRRRIVKNGD